TGATGCTGcacaataattacatttatgaatttaaaaaaaatcaaatgacaTGCAAAAAATGGCAATTAAGAGCACTATAAGTTAAAATTTAACTGGCTTTGAAAGTAGAGAGAAAATTAGTGTTGTATCTCTGACACCAGGAATAGTCCCAAAGATGATATGGCCTACTCAACTTAAAGCTTCCAGACTAAtagcaaaaaagagaaaaacaaattagctgGATCTTAGAGTCTGTGCAGAAGTGATGATGTGCAGAAAGATCAGAGAGAAGTGGAGGTGAAAGGTTTTCGAAAGACATGAAATGACTTGAGATCCTGAAATGCACAATTTTATAGACAGCCAATAAAGTTGTTGAACAACGTTAAGTTATGGGAATGACCCAAGATTTTGAGGTTTGTATCAGTTGAAGTCaatgaagaaaacatgcagcatgGATAGAATTACAGTAGTGAAGCTAAGATTTATCCCAAATAAATATAAGAAGATATAAGAACATTCCTAGTTAAGAATGTAAGCTGGGTCATGAGGATAGGAATAAAATGCAGAGTAGGTTTTCCTAAAAATGTAGTCaagatgttaaatattgttaatgAACTGAAGAGTGCCTAAGACATGACTCTGGGGAACATCAATGGTGAAGATAATGGTCTGAAATTATTTTGCTGCACATACTCGTTAGCAAACGAATATGTGCAGTGAACCCGAAGAGACAATGACATCAACTTATTCCATGTCATGAGAGAttgtaacaaaaacataacaataatCAATAAGCACAAGCCTCTTCAGCCGATCACAGTCAGTAAATCTTAACTAAAATTTGaacagtctctgtctctccatTGTGGAGCAAAAAGGAAGCTGAAGCTAGACAGAAGTGAAAGTAGGTCAATATGgagaaacattaaacattagaatattttaaagtgaGACTAATTCAGCAACATGAGATACTTCAGTAAGAATTCAGCTACTACAGCAAACACTTTTTAggcattttattgctttgtacGGTACAAACCACTTTAACAAATCACTAAACACAACTGCAaattgaaaaacacaacaattcaAAAGCACAACGACATTAACTAAGCATAAttacaaattaagaaaacacaacaacattaacaaaacaaaagtcttaGGTCTGAAGACAATACCACTTTTGCCTTTAGAATTGGAAGTCATTCTGGCATTCACGTTCTCTTTGTTTAGATAGGTAGACAGACAGTCACAATGTTATATTgcccaaaatgtaaaaaagaataaaggtGAGCTCTGTTGTAAGTGCCGACTCAAAATATTATTGGATAGGGCTAGctacattcttcttcttttctataaTTGTGGATCTCAAACAACTTCATGATGAATACATGAGTGTGTAGCAGCATTAAGTCAAATCCattgaattcattttttaaaaattttgtttcATGAAGATAAATTAGTAATTGTGTTTagttaatgtgtttttgaaaatgttgactttttcaATTTGTAGTtgcctttatttatttgttgatgTGGTTTGCACCTCAGGGCCCCCATATTTCTGATTAATGTTGCtctaaaaatatgaatacaaagagagaaaaaagtttcTCTGTAAAAGTTTACCTCTTTTTTTAACTTGGCTCCATAAATCAAAGAGAGAATCCCAAGAGCTCCAGAAACATAGTTCAGCGTCTCTGAGTGACTGTCATTGAGATTTTGCAAAAAATCCTGAAGCTTGGGGATTTCTATGAAAGCAAAAACTTTATTAACTTTCATTTCAACAGTGTCACAGTCAGATTACCATCAAAGCAATCAGGAATCTTAACCTACCAGTATTCCCTGAACTGAGAACCTTTGGTGTCAGAAACTCCTCAGCACTCACTGTGTACACTTGGAAAGAGTCatcactgaaatgtttctagataaaacaaattttccCACTTTATTAGGGTTCCAACCCACAGAGTGGGCAGAACAGGTAGCGtatgtttgtttgcttgctCCAGTGGCGCATACAGGAACATGGGACACAATTAAAATTGGTTCTCTtgtaaacacaaactcttagaatattttttatatttttgtggtgCTGGAAATTTGCTACTACCAGCCATAGGGTAAATGCATTGTAATGGCTACATCTTTAACACTCATAAGAGACATCTTGTGCATCATCCAGCACTGACCTCGCATGCACTTTTGTGAAGGTGTTTTGGAGTGGCTTTGGTAACTGTAATGACACACCTGAACTGCTTTATCTATACAAACAAACttgactgattttgtttttgtagctatgaacagtatttattttagttgttgtCTTGACATGCGAAGCTCACCTTAATCTTGTGTAGCTTGTTGAATTCTTTGCGCACTGCTTCCTTTACTTTAATGTTTCTTCTGAGGATTTTGGCCTGAAGGTCAGCTGAGCTGATGGAAAAAGACATATTGATACTTAGAGTTGTTTAATCTAAAGACTTTTGGTTCTCTAAAACAATCCTGATCCATCACACATCCTATTATCCCATTTTCTCACAATTGAAAAGTTTGTAGTGGAAATAGTTTTCTGTTATGAAGAGTTATTTCAAGTTATAAAGATGCCTGTTGAGCCTTTCAATAGCTAATTTGATTAGAATATGACTTAAATATTCAATTGAACTATACACTTTTATCGCCTCAGTCAACTTACTGATCGTTTGAGACTTTAATAACATCAGATTTTGTGCAGATAAAGTGAATGTATCTGCACTCCCCACCATTTCCCAGGTGGCTACTGATACTTTTCAAGATTTCTAAAGATTCTTTTTCAGATGCTGCTCGGTTCACTTCAGTGACAATCCACACAGTAGAGCAGTTTCCAACAATCTGGAACAGAAATATAGATATAATGGTGATCAACAATTTGTGTTaagatatttttccattttcattatATAGCAATATGTTACCCCTTTCCACATTGTATCTCTGCTTTTGTTACGGTCTCCATTTCCAGGAAGATCCACAAGAGTGATGTGTTGGGGAAAATTATCATGTGGCACTTTGACAGTCACACACTTCACAACAGGCCAATACCATCTCTTTATGCCTTTTTCGCCTCCTTGGTTGGATTCAGTTCttgtgtatttaattattttagcagATAACTCTTTAGCctgcaaaaaaagcaaatataggAAATATgggatatttaattttttatcaaagGTGTTTGGTATGAGCTtgttatacatttaaaattttgcaagACCAAGGTTACAAATTTCATTGTGAAGTGTTCCTCTTTACAATGTAAAGAGACGTGTTTTAGTCAAAGAGGTTGAGCGGCATTAGGTATAGTTTAAAGCAGAAGTTCACATGCATTCAAGAAAAAgacatacacattttttttctcaccgaCGGAAAGTAAATTAGACTAAGcctcttttatttcttgtttctattGGCTAAATTACGgcggccgacaggtgcaaatgcgcagcaacagagaaaacatgcaaacaaaaaaaaagacacgcgcacaaatgaaatgcagaaaacataaaaatagaagcaaacaaaaagcaaataaaatgcagcaaacaaaagaaaaaatgcaaacaaaagtgctgaaaacggaagtgctccagaccacgAGAGGGAGTCGgacaaaaaacagctgtgtccaaatttagggtctgcatcctttaaaaccatagacatgaatactAATGTCTATGTTTAAAAcgggtgttcagaaaagcagcaatggcggccaaataatttttgctgtattacacttaaaattacacaaaatgattttttacaatgtttttaggtGAGAACGTAGATGTatagatctgaaatatctgctcGGTTCATTAATGAATCACTTAATTACAATATTGCTCCGACATTTTCGGAGATGTTTGCTCCCGCTGCATTATCAGCCAGCTCCCCTcgccagctgtcagctggccggGCGCTCCAGGTTCGGTACACCGAGAGAACCCATGTCTCCCggcaaattgttttaaaaactcccgATAGTTTTCTCCACAGTAATATATgtgaaacacagatattaagccAGGTAATAGCTGTACAATATTTTGGTTcactaaagtatttaaattattcctgagcaaatgggtttgactgattaaagctaagccttgctgcatttcatttgtttgcgtctttcttttttgtttgctgcattcatttggtttttgtttgcgtctatttttatgtttgctgcatttcatttgtgctcttttcttttttgtttgcatgttttctctgttgctgcgcatttgcacctgtcggccaccatactaaatgccagaaaactttgaagaacattttgtagaaatttttttgtagctttcttcaaattcagaagtttgtatacattttaaaaggatactagtcttttaaaatgtatgactgGGTTTGGGTCAAACGTTTTGTCATTGGGGGTTGACATTGGGGCTTTGTGACGGCCACAACAAAACACTGACTTTATTGTACTTAAGCCATTTTGTCTGCATGCTTAGAGTTATTGTCCATATGAAAGACCAATCTTTGTCgaagctttaacttcctggctAACATCTTGACATGTTGCTCCagtatttctacaaaataactTTCCTCACAATGCTATCTATATGATGAAGAGTAAGAGTTCATCCTGTGGCAAaacagccccacagcatgatgttacCACCCCCATACTTCGTTAAGATGGTACAAGCATTCCCATTATTCTCCAAATGTGTGCCCAAACAGTTCCACTTTAGTTTTATCAGGCTAAAGGACATGTCAGGTTTGGTCTGGTTTAAGTTCAAACGGGGAGAAAAATATGCTTATTcggttttttattcattttaagtaATAGTTTGGTTTCAACCGTATTCATCTAGCAAATTATTTTCAGCCAACCCTCTCTCTTTGGTTAACAGGACTTAAATAGCACTGGTTGCCATTTGTAAGTGATACAGTAATAAATATCACTAAATACCATTGtctttctttatcatttttgtcaTAGAGATTAATTATACTTAttcattaaattataaattttcgacaattatatatttatagttAATCCTGATTCTAACTGTACTAGCTTTCCATAGTAACACTTTAAACTATAGTATTTATACACTGTATCATTCTTACAGTTTCACATGAGAGTATCTTTCCTGTGGATTGAAGGAATTCTtgtatttctttgaaatatttcgGGTCCATAAGTTGTTCAGAAGATTTCTCTTTCCATTCCTCTCCATAGAGTGCCGacagcttttcagcaacatcCTGATAATCTTCATCCTCATCGGCAGTATCCCCAAAATAATGCTTTATTGACCACAACTCATCTTTCCATTCctgaatgcaaaacatttttgattatttttattacataacaTGAGAAACCAGTTCATGTCAAATAGCTGTGAATATTTTCACTCTTTTACCTCTTTTGTGATAAATTCAATATGTGCCTCATACTTTGTGTTATACATGTTCGCCTCCACCTTAATCATGACTGAAGTACATGCATCAACATCTCCAGACGGCAAAAGTTCCCTCTCGTCAATGAGAGCGTTTATCAAACTGGTTTTCCCAGCTCCAGTTTTACCAAAAACACCAACCAGTTCTCTTCTATCTGTCTTCAGatcctttattttattcctgtgaaaaaaaatcaagttgtgtggtgtggaaaaaaaaaagacaaattacaaaaattataatCTACATTGCGTTAATTTATTATACTTTAAAATAAGGCAATTATTTGCAAGCCTTTTCTAAATGCAACAAATTGAACTAAGAAGGGGAAGAATATGctggaaattaaaatttaaataattttgatctAATTTATCTGGATATACATAATAATACACAATAAggtagaaattaaaataaaactaaatccagCAAACTCTGaccaagaaaaacataattatgcAGCTCTTCTGTAACACATATACTTTTTATATACTTTTGCAATTTTACCATGAAAATAATGCAAGGAGACACCGGGCGTACTTAccttagaaaaacatttaggtttgtgttttcttgtttgcttAGTTTTGCAAGGACatgtgtcattatttttttcacatcagacAGCATCGTTAGTTCtgtcagcaaaaaaataaaagaaacacatgACCTTTGGCTTTTACGGAAGCGTATTCATATGTGCCCTGcaggcacattttaaataaaaaatatataatcattATCATTAGAAATACTTAAACTACTACAAGCAAGGCACCGTTTCCATGGTTACTAGGACAAGTGGTGGTAATGTTCtgggtatttatactaattgACATATTTATGGGTGGCGACGGGGCGGACCAGAAACTGCGTTCTATTTCACACAAATTAGTATGTATAAAAGAAAGGTGCACAGCCACGTGCGTGCTCTTGGCTTTATACATCTGAATTTTTTGTGTcacacttttttaaatgaatccatAATTTTTAGTGTGAAATTTGCAAACTCCTGTGCAAGatgttctcttatttttttgacaattgtGTTCTTGCTTCCACACATTCCTGGGgtttgaagtttattttattttgtttgagtaattgtttgttttgcattataTTATCTTGTAAATAACTTAAACCTCTAATTTATAGATGATGGCAAGCAGCATTCATTGA
This sequence is a window from Poecilia reticulata strain Guanapo unplaced genomic scaffold, Guppy_female_1.0+MT scaffold_320, whole genome shotgun sequence. Protein-coding genes within it:
- the LOC103460883 gene encoding nuclear GTPase SLIP-GC-like; translation: MDDFVCDKLTEWDLSEFIDIFKGEGIDTKNMYCLEDQDIEKLISKVGPRAHFRRQLKLLKVLPSTSDGELTMLSDVKKIMTHVLAKLSKQENTNLNVFLRNKIKDLKTDRRELVGVFGKTGAGKTSLINALIDERELLPSGDVDACTSVMIKVEANMYNTKYEAHIEFITKEEWKDELWSIKHYFGDTADEDEDYQDVAEKLSALYGEEWKEKSSEQLMDPKYFKEIQEFLQSTGKILSCETAKELSAKIIKYTRTESNQGGEKGIKRWYWPVVKCVTVKVPHDNFPQHITLVDLPGNGDRNKSRDTMWKGIVGNCSTVWIVTEVNRAASEKESLEILKSISSHLGNGGECRYIHFICTKSDVIKVSNDHSADLQAKILRRNIKVKEAVRKEFNKLHKIKKHFSDDSFQVYTVSAEEFLTPKVLSSGNTEIPKLQDFLQNLNDSHSETLNYVSGALGILSLIYGAKLKKEPGRNKELCEKLEQIIARQLDPIQKEMEKSFKVFEKCLQNGVERSKNSCEQKLKNFLSPRGKRGSAYHRTLKTVVKNGGVYTPRKGKQINLNMKLTSFLTESIDEEFRKTFPNERQSGPFNGVIDKFSLYTKSLKEKYKDATLQLIFLQTEESRIKKKLNKRVRDQKKIMYNSLTETIEETMKDCYETAAGFSGDGMLRRMKETLSRHVHKSKDSMFAKAKNVMLSHLLSLRVEILKTMKDTLNNSIDLALKTDDHSIPDVSAELMKVKEIYNKLNSSSK